The stretch of DNA ACGATAAACTGAAAGAAGATGCCGAAAAAATTCAATGTATTGTAGGTAAAAACAATGAAAACTTCATTTCTTTTGGAAAAACCCAAAAACCTGAACTTTGGGATTATGCTGACAATGTTGACACAATAGACTTTTTAATAAATCTTTAAAAAAAGACCGCATATTTTTTCAACTCAAACGTTTTCGTTAAAAACTAGGCTAAATTATTACGAGATTATTTGCATGTAATTTTCAATCATTTACGAAATTTGTTGCTTATTTAAACAACACTTTAAATTTAAATAATGAAAAAACATAATTTTAGTGCAGGTCCAAGTATTTTGCCACAAGAAGTATTTGAAAAAGCCTCACAAGCGGTATTAAATTTTAACAATTCAGGACTTTCTATTCTAGAAATATCGCACAGAAGTAAAGATTTTATTGCTGTAATGGAAGAAGCTCAAGCTCTAGCCTTAGAATTATTAGGATTAACAGGAAAAGGTTATCAAGCTCTATTTTTACAAGGAGGAGCCAGCTTAGAATTCTTAAGAATTCCATACAACTTAATGAAAGAAAATGGAAAAGCAGCTTATTTAGATACAGGAACTTGGGCAAGCGGTGCCATTAAACAAGCAAAAGCTTTTGGTGAAACTGTTGTAGTTGCTTCATCTAAAGATGATAATTACAATTTTATTCCAAAAGGATATGAAATTCCTACTGATATAGATTATTTTCACTGTACTTCAAATAACACTATTTTTGGGACTCAAATGAAAGAATTCCCAAAAACTGATGCTCCTTTAGTTTGCGATATGAGTTCAGATATTTTTTCAAAAGATATCGATTATTCGCAATTCTCTATTATTTATGCTGGTGCTCAAAAAAATATGGGACCTGCAGGTACAACTTTAGTTGTTATTAAAGAAGAAATCTTAGGTAAAACAGGAAGAAATATTCCTGCCATGTTAGATTACAGCCAACATATTGCTAAAGAAAGTATGTACAATACTCCACCGGTATTTGCTGTTTACACCTCAATGCTAACTTTACAATGGTTAAAGAATTTAGGCGGTGTAGAAGCAATTGAAAAA from Flavobacterium haoranii encodes:
- the serC gene encoding 3-phosphoserine/phosphohydroxythreonine transaminase — its product is MKKHNFSAGPSILPQEVFEKASQAVLNFNNSGLSILEISHRSKDFIAVMEEAQALALELLGLTGKGYQALFLQGGASLEFLRIPYNLMKENGKAAYLDTGTWASGAIKQAKAFGETVVVASSKDDNYNFIPKGYEIPTDIDYFHCTSNNTIFGTQMKEFPKTDAPLVCDMSSDIFSKDIDYSQFSIIYAGAQKNMGPAGTTLVVIKEEILGKTGRNIPAMLDYSQHIAKESMYNTPPVFAVYTSMLTLQWLKNLGGVEAIEKMNETKANLLYKEIDRNPLFKGVAKAEDRSLMNVTFTLNNEEHQPIFDELWKAAGISGLNGHRSVGGYRASIYNAMPLESVQVLVDAMKELENKI